From Streptomyces sp. HUAS MG91, the proteins below share one genomic window:
- a CDS encoding alpha/beta hydrolase, which yields MRHALRATSVLCAAAGTLVLSAPAASPVSPASPVPLPGPAAAPEQAGVAVAAARAAVAGITWGPCPAVEELDDPVRCGTVSVPLDYAHPSGKRIELTVSRVAARGKKSERQGAFVFNPGGPGGNGMYFPLAGAMPEWKRIGAAYDLIGYAPRGVGRSAPISCQDPKRFAKAPTQAPTHPSASYKKERVAQARSYAAGCAKNPGIEHYTTLANARDLEVLRAALGEPKLTYMGASYGTYIGAVYARLFPSHVRRMVFDSAVDPAPERIWYRDNLEQSAAFEGRWLDFRTWVAKHDGTYHLGTTPEEVLRSYEKVRAELAHEPAGGKVGPGQLQSAFLQAGYYDDYWPMRAAALSAYLKGDPKPLIGQATPPSGARAEQENENGTAVYTAVECNDAPWPTDFRVWDRDNTALAKKAPFETWDNAWMNLPCAYWSTPRQRPVDVRTAPGELPPTLILAAERDAATPYTGARELNRRIAGSVLVTERNAGTHGIGGGANACVNGYFDAYVLEGRVPERRGASCAAHAEPTPLK from the coding sequence ATGAGACACGCGTTGCGAGCCACGTCCGTCCTCTGCGCCGCCGCGGGGACGCTGGTCCTGTCCGCGCCGGCCGCCTCCCCCGTGTCCCCCGCCTCCCCCGTCCCCCTCCCCGGTCCCGCCGCCGCGCCGGAGCAGGCCGGTGTCGCGGTCGCCGCCGCGCGGGCCGCCGTCGCGGGCATCACCTGGGGACCCTGCCCGGCCGTGGAGGAGCTGGACGACCCGGTGCGCTGCGGGACCGTCTCCGTCCCCCTCGACTACGCGCATCCGTCCGGCAAGCGGATCGAGCTGACGGTCAGCCGGGTGGCCGCGCGCGGCAAGAAGAGCGAGCGGCAGGGCGCGTTCGTGTTCAACCCGGGCGGCCCCGGCGGCAACGGCATGTACTTCCCGCTGGCCGGCGCGATGCCGGAGTGGAAGCGCATCGGCGCCGCCTACGACCTGATCGGGTACGCGCCGCGCGGGGTGGGCCGCTCGGCGCCGATCTCCTGCCAGGACCCGAAGCGCTTCGCGAAGGCGCCGACCCAGGCACCGACGCACCCTTCGGCCTCGTACAAGAAGGAGCGCGTCGCGCAGGCCAGGTCGTATGCGGCGGGCTGTGCGAAGAACCCGGGGATCGAGCACTACACGACGCTCGCCAACGCCCGTGACCTGGAGGTGCTGCGGGCCGCGCTGGGCGAGCCGAAACTCACGTACATGGGCGCCTCCTACGGCACGTACATCGGCGCCGTGTACGCACGCCTGTTCCCCTCGCATGTGCGCCGCATGGTCTTCGACTCGGCGGTCGACCCCGCCCCGGAGCGGATCTGGTACCGCGACAACCTGGAGCAGTCGGCGGCGTTCGAGGGCCGCTGGCTCGACTTCCGGACCTGGGTCGCCAAGCACGACGGGACGTACCACCTGGGCACGACGCCCGAGGAGGTGCTGCGCTCGTACGAGAAGGTGCGCGCGGAGCTGGCGCACGAGCCGGCCGGCGGGAAGGTCGGTCCGGGCCAGTTGCAGTCGGCGTTCCTCCAGGCCGGGTACTACGACGACTACTGGCCGATGCGGGCCGCGGCGCTGTCCGCGTATCTGAAGGGCGACCCGAAGCCGCTGATCGGCCAGGCCACACCGCCGTCGGGGGCGCGCGCCGAGCAGGAGAACGAGAACGGCACCGCCGTGTACACGGCCGTCGAGTGCAACGACGCGCCCTGGCCCACGGACTTCCGCGTCTGGGACCGCGACAACACGGCGCTGGCGAAGAAGGCGCCGTTCGAGACATGGGACAACGCGTGGATGAACCTGCCGTGCGCGTACTGGTCGACGCCCCGGCAGCGGCCGGTCGACGTGCGGACGGCACCCGGTGAGCTGCCGCCGACGCTGATCCTGGCCGCCGAGCGGGACGCGGCGACGCCGTACACGGGCGCGCGGGAGCTGAACCGGCGGATCGCCGGATCGGTGCTGGTGACCGAGCGGAACGCCGGGACGCACGGCATCGGCGGCGGCGCCAACGCCTGCGTCAACGGGTACTTCGACGCGTATGTGCTGGAGGGGCGGGTGCCGGAGCGGCGCGGGGCGTCCTGTGCGGCCCACGCGGAGCCCACGCCGCTGAAATGA